The Cutaneotrichosporon cavernicola HIS019 DNA, chromosome: 3 region CCACTAACATCATCTACGAGATCACGTACGCCTCAACCTCTTTACTTCTGCGTGCAAACCCGCACTGGACCATTTGCCAGGGTGTGCGCCGTTTAGCTGTTGTCCTCAAGCCGTATGTTGGCGAACTCGCCCCCGTCCCAGAGCGTATACTCtgcacgacgacgcccGATAGCGTGTTGGATGAGGTGATCAATCCCAATGACGATCCAGAGCTCGAGGTGGGGCAGGAGCTCGTGCACTTTGAAAACCCCGAACGATCGTTGTTTGACTGTTTTCCTGGTCCGATCCAGGATACTGTGGGTTTCTTCGACAAGCTCGCAGCGGTATTAGGGCGCTTCGCAAGGCTTGATCTGAAGCTCGTCGTTGTGGGCACTGAGGCATTGGGACCCGCGTATTATACGTACCCCGTGGACAGCTTCGACGTGAAAGAGCGGTTCCGGGAGATGATGCGTGCCGCGATCTCTGAGCGGGGAGTTGACCCGAAGCAGGCGAGGAAGctccagcagcagctcAGTTTCGTAACAGCCGATGAGTGGGAGGGTTGGTAGGACTGGCGGTGTTGATAGAGGCCGGTGATCAGCTGGCTCCAGTCTCAGGGCCAGCTTGGCAATGTATGATAAACAGTGTGTTAGCTACAGGGCTAACAGTCTACCAGCTGACTTGCTACGCTCCAGACTAGCCAACCCTGGCTGCCTGGCCGCCAGGACGCTGGTCTCAAGCGGGTAAGGCAGCGGTGTTCGGTGTTCCCGCTTATCAATTGGCCGGGCAATTGGCCGGGCACTTGACCGGTCGGCAGCCTCCTATCCGACACTGACTTGTACTTAATCCAAGCTCAGACAATGTTCATTACCATGACAGCTCACTCCCTCGTAACCCAACTTCCCAATCTCCGATCTCATCATGGTCACAGAGCCAGAGTATGATGTGCCCACAGCCGCAGCAGGCATCTTCGCCGATCTGCTTGCTGACGAGCGCCTTTGTCTCCCCCCTGCGGTagtcgaggcggccaacGTCGAGTTCGAGGGCTCCTCCCTCCCGTATCTCTGTATGTTCCGACACCTCTCAGCTTACCCAAGGTGTCCCGTTCAAGTTCACTGAGGCGATCAGCACCATCAAGGGCCTTGAGGCAGCGTTCGCgtccgccatcgccgcctcgcgcttcgGTACCACGCCCAAGCAGGTCATCATCAACACGGACCATGCGGCGCTCTTCGTCTTCTCAGGAttcaccaccaccatcaacGGGAtggtcgcgctcgacccaCGCCTCTCGGCCAAGGTTGACAACTGGGACTTTGCCGGCGCCCTCAAGTATCGCTGGCGCGCATTCACGACCAACATCTACCGCACGCGCGATGGCCGCTTCTTCCACCTACACGGCTCGCTTAACACGCGGGCCAGTATGACAATGGTCGGGCTGGACCACGACGATCCCGAGCGGCTCAAGTTGACGGACCGCAATGAAATCGTTCCGATCTACCAGGCCGCAGTGGAGAAGTGGGACGCGGTCGAGAtcgaccgcgtcgccaacgacgaACTCAAACAGGCCGGCACCATCTGCTACTCATTCGATGAGTTCAAGGCTCTCCCAGCCGGCCAAGCCATTATCAATGCGCCAGTGTACGAGCTCTCCAAGGCTGCTGAAGCACAAGCTGTGCCCTGGCCCGAGGCGAACGAGAACAAGCCCCTTAGCGGGATCAAGGTACTCGACCTCACGCGCGTCATCGCATCTCCCGCCATTGGCAAGGGTCTTGCAGAGCATGGCGCCACCGTCCTCCGCATCGTTACAGACAAGCTGCCAGACATGagcgtcctcctcccggaCTTGAACCAGGGCAAGCATgtcgccatcctcgacctgAAGAGCGAGACTGGCAAAGccaagctgcgcgagctcgtcaaggatGCCGACGTGGTCATCGATGGGTAGGCTTCCCGACTCGCTCAGCTAATATCAGGTACCGCCCCGGTGCAATCGAGCGTCTCGGCTTCGGCCGCGATGCCGTGCGTGAGATCAACCCCAACATCATCTACGTCCGCGAGAACTGCTACGGCTTCCACGGGCCCTGGTCACACCGTAGCGGGTGGCAGCAGATCGCCGACTGTTTCGTCGGTCTGTCGCATGCCTTTGGCGAGAAGCTCGGTCTTTCGGATGGCGAGAGTGTTGTCCCGATCTTCCCGAACTCTGATTACGGCGCGGGTGCCagcggcctcgtcggcacgcTCAATGCGCTGTACCGCCGTGCAACCGAGGGCGGGGTGTGGaacgtcgacgcggccCTATCTTACTATGACGTCTGGCTCATGAAGCTCGGATGCTACCCCGATGCCGTGTGGGACAAGAtccgccccgccgccaagctGCGGCACGACTGGGAAATGGGGACCATGCTGCCCCTCATCATCCCGGAGCTGTACGCGCGGCGCCCGGATGTGTTCGTCAACCCTAAGTTCTGGCATGAGCTGCCAGCACCAAGTTATGGTGAGGGCGCAGTGGTGCGCACCGTTCGCCCGATAGTCAAGCTCGAGGGAGTGACGATTGGCgtcggacgaggaccgGTGCAAAATGGATATGACGCAGCAGAGTGGCCCACTAAGTAAATGTGCAAATATATGGATAGTTGTCTACTGGTGCTATGACAATCCTCATCCCAGTGTCAATGACGCCATGCGCTCCATCACATCGTCCACCCCCTCATCCGCCTCCACAAACTGTACGTTGGGGACCTGATGGACAGTGAAGTCGGCGTCAAAGTCCTCCCCCGTATACGCTTCGTGAGGGATGTAGTTACACGCCGCCCAGCGGAGCTTGTCTTCGAATGACGCGTCGTCACGGTACTGCATGACCCACCGCCTGTCCCATGTCCCAACGAACTTGAAGGTGGTCGCTGTGCTGTTACTCACCTCCGTCGCAAGGTCTTCGAGAAGTGCGGGTGTGAAGTCAGCCGGCTGGAGGTGGCTCCTGTCATGGACGTGAGGCTCAGAGGCCGTGGGAACGGCGAACCAGTCTGGAACCACTAAGTGGCAGTTGTTGCAAGTCCATGAGTTGGGACGAACGACTCGAAGAGGGACACGCACTGCCGCCAGTGCTACCGCCTTCACACGCGTGGGGATGTTCAAGGGGTGGCGAGCGAAAACGAAGTCCTCGTGCGTCGCGTATTCGAAGAGCCATGTGACCTCATCTCGTAGAGCGGGGTTGAGCGAGATGTGAACGTTCCTCGTCGCGTTGAGATGAGTCGCAAAGAGCTGGGAAACTTGGACGACTCGGGGCGCCGGGATGATCGGGCAGTACTCGTCAATGACGAGCACTGTTAGGTttgggaggacgagcggTGGAAGCGAGGTGCATCCGCGCACGTCAAGGGTGGTGATAACCATGGCAGCAGGTGTGGTGAGAATGCTGCTCGGGAACAAGGCGCCGATGGTGCTCCGAACAAAGTGGCGGACCTGGAAAGAGCAGGTTTTGGTTTGCCCATAAGGAGGGGGTTCGGAGTCGACGAACTTGTACTCCATGATGGTCGCATAGGCGAGTGTGAGTTCGTCAATCCGGTTGCTCCAGGCCAGACAGGTGGCACGCGCGTCCAGAAGGCTGCTcttggtggcggcgcggaagATGCGGTCGAAGATGCCGGGGAAGTTCCCGATGTTGAAGATGGAGGCATTGCCCTTGATGGGAACGGCGGTGGGAGGGGCGATGATAGAGATGGTGGAGACCATGATGATGATTGCAGCGGCGAAGTGATGTAATGCTATGAGAACAATGGGAGAAAATGGCAGTGAGCAGCTGGGTTGATGTTGTTGTCGATGATGACAACGACAGAGCCCCCGATATTATCTAGCCCGGTGATTCGGCGCGGAACCCCCCGTACGGGTTGAGCAACTCAGAGCACTAGCTACGCCTGGGAAACTGTGAAGAATGAGGGAAAATGACTCAACGCGCGACAGGAGGCGGTGTTGGACAGGTTTCCCACCCATGTGAGGGATCTGGGCGTGTGTTTCTTCTCAGCAGTGTcaacgaggcggcggatgCTAACGCGTACAATGTCCCACTCTAAACTGGGGCGGTTGCGGTCCCAGGTCTACGACAGACGGAGAAATTATCTCAAAGCTTCCGGGACGGTGTGCGAACATTGGAGGCAATCTGTGGCGGCGATCTAGTTCTCAGTTCGCCAGGCTCTGGTGAGAATTCCGccgcgcctccttcccagCCCGTCGTCCCAAATTCCACCGACAGAGGACGTCAGTGAGCGCTGAATATCCCCACGTATGTGAGAGGTTGGGCGATGGGGGACTGTGGGCGAGATTTAAGGCGGGATCACTGTCCATCACCCCTTTCAAACTTGCCCATCACCCCTGGTACAATATTGCCTAGCTTCTCTGAAAGCACCACAACAACTCGCAATCTCCCCACCCCGAGACACTAGGAGcgccccccccccctgTCTCCTACGTTTTCGTCGGCCCCAGCAAATATGTCGCACCCTCTAAACTCCCCCGACGAGTGTTGGCTCGACCTCCAGATGTACTCCCACCTTCGAGAGATCATTGTCGCCCACCTGGATCGTACCAGCCTCCGCGAATTTCGCTTCGTGAGCAACGACTGGAAGATGGCCGTCGACCGTCGCTCCCTTGAGCACTCCGTGATCACAACCATCGACCCCCTCTGCGTAATCACCGAGTCGGGGGCAATTATTTCGGCAAACAGCCTCCCCCACAACTGAAAGAAGTGCATTAAGATCCTCAACCTCACTGGTTTACTTTTCTACGAGCGGTCTGGTGATTTAGTTCTTCCCAAATCTCCGAGCCAGGTGTCGACCACCCTTCCCAACCTCTGGGCTGTCGAGATTTCCCAATGCTCTCCTACCATCCCGGCTCCCCTCATGGTTCAGTTATCTATCCTAcagccgcgtcgtcgttcgGAGGCACGTCGGGTCCTGTATGCTCGCCTCAACCCCAAGATCGTGAGCGACCACGTACTCTGGGTCCTCAGCGGGAGTTCCCAAGAAATTCCCAACGCTGCCGTGGCCACCACCCTCAAGTTTCCCGAGGTCAAGCGCGTTACAATCATCTGGGttgacgccgagccgcTAGTACCAATCCCCGACGGCTTCTGGTGCTCCTGCACGGGAGGGCAAATGCGCGGCGAATGCCTCTTGAGCGACGTATGGTGCCCCGACGGCATTGCCCCCTTTCCTCCCGGAGAGAGAGTTTCCGGCTTCCGGAGGTTCAACCCCTTTCATTTCCACTGGCGCCAGGACGTGATCCGCAAAAAGAATCCGGTAGGGTTCTTCGGTTGCCTGGCCAAACTGATGGTCCGTCATAGCAACGTCGAGTGGCACTTTGTTGGAGCCCAGCATTGGAGTGACTCATGGCTTGGGATCACCAACCCGAATGGCTTTGAGGACGACTTCCTCGCCGTTGTTGCCAAGGTTGCGTCTGGTAGCAGTGACTTGCTCCCAGGTGGCCCCAGCTCGGAAGTCAACctcgtggaggagggaggcgcggcggagggaggcgtggcggaggaaggcgcgGCTATGCCGAAGATCACTTTCGTTGACAGAGACGAGGtgctggaggagctcgctCGCAACGTGAAGCTATACGACACCGACGACATTTTCGACAAGGTTGACCGCTTCCAGGAGCTCAACGACTCGGAGAGACTTGTTTCACTCAGTTTTTAGTTCGTAACAATGATGGTTTGTGTTCCCAGCCGAAGAGTGGGATGGGGTGAAACACAGGAAGGGATCGAATGCAATGGTCGTCGCCTTACCCTGATTTATCGTCATGACTGACGATTCTGCTAGACCGGTGCGCGACGCAAGAAGCAAAAACGATGCATAATGATGGAAAATCGAGAAATGTACTATGTTAATCAACATCCCACCTAAACCCAAGCGCCCGGAACAATCTGGCTGATCTTGAGCTCTGCTGTATCATCATAGTCCGCGAACATCAACGCGCTCAGTTCCTCCCCGAAAACATGGGTGATGCCGTCCATCTTGTCCATCTCCGCGCGCCTCTGTGCCACCAGCAGGGTGAACATGTCATTGAAAGTGAGGTTCTCAGCGTCAATGGGGCCGATCCAGGTCAACTCCCAGTTTCCCACAAATGTGAAGTCGATATCGTCAAGCTGGTCGGCGATCATACAAGCAAGGCCCTGCAGAACAGGGTAAACCATCTGATCCGCCCACCTCAAAGAGAATGACTCTCCTGGCACGTGCTCGGCACGAAACTGGACGCGCTTAACATTAGATGGAAAGCGGAGCTTGGCACCGCCGTGCAGACTGTTGGGCTCTAGCTGATCGTAAGGGTTGCCGAGGAACTGGGTATCAAAGTGTGGGTAGAACGAGTCAACGCTGCGCAAACGTGAGTGCCACCAGTTCTTCGTGTCCTTGAATTGGAATATCCAGACGAGTTCCTCGGCTGCTACGCAAGGATTTAAAGCCGCACGGACGGGCTTGTGGAGTTTAAAGCCTTCAGGAGTGGTAAAATTGAGCTCGGCTCCAAAGAGACGAGTTGTGGTGATGACCAGGGGGGCAGGAATCAATGGGCTGTGCTCTCCGCATTCGAGTATCTCGAGTTTGAGGTCGGGTGGAATGCAGCCGAGAAGATTGCCACAGCCGTGGGTAAGCTCGCTGGTCTTGAGATGGCGGATGCGGGAGGCGTGggcagcgtcgaggttACCAAGCCCCATACGGAGGTTAATGCCAAGGTAGGTCTGGAGGAAGCCCTGGGGTGTGAGAGTGGCTCTGACGAGGGTTGCCATGTCAACATAGTCGCGGAGGGAGCGATGCACACCACGTAGGCTCTTGAGCGTCGAGCGGtcgagatgaagaaggagctcctcgacgagatgcgGGAACATCGAGACGTCAAGGATAGGGGGAAGTTTGGCCTTGTCAGAGGGCTTGTTGGGCTCGGTGGGTCTAAAGGGGGAGGGCAGATGGGTGCGGGAAGCACTGAGGTTAATGCCGTGGCCGGTGCGAATTAGCTCAAGGATCGTCCGTCGCTTCGGCGACATGGCAGGAGAGTTGGGAGGTTGTTGACCAGGCGAACCAGCAGACATTGTTGGGGGTTTGCGAGAGATTGTGTAACGCTAGAAGAGAGGACGAGAGATGAAGGATAAAGAGGGAGGGAATGGATATTCGAGGTTGTTGCGGTtgtgggaggaggtgcaTATTCGAGGTTGTTGTGGTTGATTTGGTTTGGCTGTTGAGGTGTTGTGTTGTTTGGCGTGTGTATACTGTACTCTTCACATATCGCAACGCGAACCAGTTGAAGCCTCGAAACCACTCGCCATACGCGTCTGCTAGACAATTGAAGGTACCCATAATGGGGCGAAACGGTTAAGCACACTACTAAAAAAGTCAAAATGCGTCTGGTGGCTGGGGAGAGTGTATCATGACACGAGAGCATAAGTTCAATGTTGATTGCAAGTGATTGTACGTGGACAATGGCGTGATATGAAAGGCGTATAGGTCCATTCCCTGCCATCACCAGGCCAAACCCCTCAGCAGCGAGCCGAGTGTATACTTTATAAGTCGTTCTTGAGGCGGGGGTACCCGACATCGTCCCCGTGTTCACCTCTAAGATCCCTCGTGACGTTGGGAATGTGATGGTCCCCGATGCCACTGCTCCCAGTGAAGGAGCTCCTCCAGAAGTGCCAACACCTCACACCTATCAAGTTACTCACCACTTTCCGCAAGCAGCTGCATTCCTTTGGCCATAAACGCTACATTGCTAAGAGGAAGCCTTTCCTCAATGCAGCAGCAccgcgtgcgcgccgcaAGTGGGCTCTGGTCCGCAGGAAAAGGAACTGGCATGCCACTCTATTTGGGGAGGAAGTGCAGCTCAAGATTGGTGCCGCAGGTCGCATCTGGGTAACCTGTTGTGCTCATGAGAGCCTTGATCTGGACTGCCTTGCTCCAGCCATCAAACCCACCTCTGGCTTCATGGTTCGGGGTGCAATTTGGCATGGTGGGTACACTCCTCTGCATCTATTTGACACCTCCAAGAACAGGGGCAAGAGGGGTGCAGTGGCTGGGAGAATGGTTGTGTCTCTGATTGTTGCAGTGGAGGtgaggcggaggtggcAGTAGTGGAGCCAACGAATATGGTGAGCTATTTGGGGAAGTGACTGACCCACAGTACAGTAGCTGCATGCGTCTTACTCTCTGTCAGATGCCTTAGCAGCTCCTATCTCTGCCGATGATTGCCAACATTCAGTTTTAATACATTGAGCCTTCACAGATCCACGAAAAACATGCTATCTCCTTGTAACGGCTACTGGCGACTAGTCTCGAACTCCCAGAGACCCTCGGCACGAACGGCCTTCTCGTACTCGCCTTGAcggagcgcggcgacatGTCCAATGAGCTTACGTTCAAGCCACTTGTCGTAGCCCATATGCTCATCGACAACTTTCCAAGTCCCAATCTGCTTCTGGCCGACCAAAGTCGCGATGTGCTGGTATGCCGCATGGTAATCGGGTCGCTGGGCAAAGAAGTTGAAGCCG contains the following coding sequences:
- a CDS encoding uncharacterized protein (CAIB BAIF family enzyme): MVTEPEYDVPTAAAGIFADLLADERLCLPPAVVEAANVEFEGSSLPYLCVPFKFTEAISTIKGLEAAFASAIAASRFGTTPKQVIINTDHAALFVFSGFTTTINGMVALDPRLSAKVDNWDFAGALKYRWRAFTTNIYRTRDGRFFHLHGSLNTRASMTMVGLDHDDPERLKLTDRNEIVPIYQAAVEKWDAVEIDRVANDELKQAGTICYSFDEFKALPAGQAIINAPVYELSKAAEAQAVPWPEANENKPLSGIKVLDLTRVIASPAIGKGLAEHGATVLRIVTDKLPDMSVLLPDLNQGKHVAILDLKSETGKAKLRELVKDADVVIDGYRPGAIERLGFGRDAVREINPNIIYVRENCYGFHGPWSHRSGWQQIADCFVGLSHAFGEKLGLSDGESVVPIFPNSDYGAGASGLVGTLNALYRRATEGGVWNVDAALSYYDVWLMKLGCYPDAVWDKIRPAAKLRHDWEMGTMLPLIIPELYARRPDVFVNPKFWHELPAPSYGEGAVVRTVRPIVKLEGVTIGVGRGPVQNGYDAAEWPTK